In Nitrosarchaeum sp., the following proteins share a genomic window:
- a CDS encoding Vms1/Ankzf1 family peptidyl-tRNA hydrolase, which translates to MKREIVSSEITPSEWLSINQFLYEIKQVNNTTVSVYYQHGKGKETISLLKEIKRNKQIEKIESKIENRIIELRKNPSSTGKFTKTFIIFGWIEKDQVILKEIGISKELPYVYMVSKKPFLKPFYDVLKTQKDVLLIILDQKSAQIKRFHGTQVIQESKLKIDLRGRHKKGGQSQGRFLRARQTKIHVFYKKVAEKVKTIDANSELILIGGSGQAKTEFFDEMNSELTEKCRFVENISFSTPKIDLYKKIIQHLYQHRKKHVEEIIEKYEKLVKEGLTARVNTVIYKALEQGAVDTLIVSTQYYTSSNFRKIMKMLEIAKQMSTKIEFASSPKIIKKLEIDESVLAILRYKIK; encoded by the coding sequence ATGAAAAGAGAGATAGTGTCATCAGAGATCACTCCATCTGAATGGTTGTCGATAAATCAATTTCTTTACGAGATAAAACAAGTCAACAATACAACTGTGTCTGTATACTACCAACATGGAAAAGGAAAGGAAACCATTTCCCTGTTAAAAGAAATAAAAAGAAATAAACAGATTGAAAAAATCGAATCAAAAATTGAAAATAGAATTATAGAACTTAGGAAAAACCCATCATCTACAGGTAAATTTACAAAAACATTCATTATTTTTGGATGGATTGAGAAAGATCAAGTAATCTTAAAAGAAATTGGGATTTCAAAAGAATTACCATATGTCTACATGGTAAGCAAAAAACCATTTCTAAAACCATTTTATGATGTTTTAAAAACACAAAAAGATGTTTTGTTAATTATACTTGATCAAAAATCTGCTCAAATAAAGAGATTTCACGGAACGCAAGTAATACAAGAATCTAAATTAAAAATAGATTTACGTGGAAGACACAAAAAAGGAGGACAAAGTCAAGGTCGATTCTTAAGAGCAAGACAAACTAAGATTCATGTTTTTTACAAAAAAGTAGCAGAAAAGGTCAAAACAATAGATGCAAACTCGGAATTAATTCTAATTGGCGGAAGTGGTCAAGCAAAAACAGAATTTTTTGATGAGATGAATTCAGAGTTAACAGAAAAATGCAGATTTGTAGAAAATATTTCATTCTCCACACCGAAAATTGATTTGTATAAAAAAATAATTCAACATTTGTATCAACATAGAAAAAAACATGTTGAAGAGATCATTGAAAAATATGAAAAACTGGTTAAAGAAGGGTTAACGGCAAGAGTAAACACTGTCATCTATAAAGCATTAGAACAAGGAGCAGTTGATACTCTAATTGTCTCCACACAATATTACACTTCATCTAATTTTAGAAAAATAATGAAAATGCTTGAAATTGCAAAACAAATGTCAACAAAAATAGAATTTGCATCATCTCCAAAAATAATTAAAAAATTAGAAATTGATGAATCAGTATTAGCTATTTTACGATATAAAATAAAATAA
- a CDS encoding adenylate/guanylate cyclase domain-containing protein encodes MVTKKIENKGIENLLSPKTPSIVDMLLGRGTEKVVDSETLITEVHDRVLKSLNHEFLYSTVTEESEIFLREKVLKSMNMAVLFVDLVGSTDMILNLPKEKLAIVFTTFAQEMAYVIKRHEGFVLKFVGDAVIGYFVAENLSASVANRAVTCAESMLKILKLGINPILKNNNLPELKIKIGIDYGENTIVCYGDDLQESHVDILGPSVSMAAKIQNLAQPDQIVVGDDIYTKLHKSIQEYFARLKLDKLEWSYKSTKTKKVYPVYTYIGK; translated from the coding sequence ATGGTAACTAAAAAAATTGAAAATAAAGGTATTGAAAATTTGCTATCACCAAAAACTCCAAGCATAGTAGACATGCTACTTGGAAGAGGTACAGAAAAAGTAGTAGATTCTGAAACTCTAATTACAGAAGTACATGACAGAGTACTAAAATCATTGAATCATGAATTTTTGTATTCTACCGTAACTGAAGAATCAGAAATATTTCTTAGGGAAAAGGTATTGAAGAGCATGAATATGGCAGTGTTGTTTGTAGATCTTGTTGGGTCTACAGATATGATCCTAAATTTGCCAAAAGAAAAACTAGCCATTGTTTTTACTACTTTTGCTCAAGAGATGGCATATGTGATTAAACGTCATGAAGGATTTGTGTTAAAGTTTGTAGGCGATGCAGTTATTGGATATTTTGTTGCAGAAAATCTATCAGCATCAGTTGCAAACAGAGCAGTCACATGTGCAGAATCAATGCTTAAAATTCTCAAACTTGGAATAAATCCTATTTTAAAAAATAACAATTTACCAGAATTGAAGATAAAAATCGGCATCGATTACGGCGAAAATACAATTGTATGTTATGGCGATGATCTACAGGAATCCCATGTAGATATTTTAGGACCTTCAGTAAGTATGGCAGCTAAAATCCAAAATCTGGCTCAGCCTGATCAGATTGTAGTCGGAGATGACATTTACACCAAACTACACAAATCAATTCAAGAATATTTTGCACGTTTGAAATTAGATAAATTAGAATGGAGCTACAAATCTACAAAAACAAAAAAAGTCTATCCAGTGTATACGTATATTGGAAAATAA
- a CDS encoding DUF1059 domain-containing protein — MLKFKCSSVGFDCNFVAKGKSEEEILTQCAAHATKDHKMKPEEITPELQDKIKKKYS; from the coding sequence ATGTTAAAATTCAAATGTAGCTCGGTTGGATTTGATTGTAATTTTGTTGCCAAGGGTAAATCTGAGGAAGAAATCTTAACACAGTGTGCAGCACATGCCACAAAAGATCATAAAATGAAACCAGAAGAAATTACTCCTGAATTACAAGATAAAATCAAAAAAAAATATTCATAA
- a CDS encoding DUF3347 domain-containing protein, whose amino-acid sequence MKTKTKYMIPAFAAVFALMFVVATPYVMADGTDKAKWAGVKDMKRGHHAILVEGFTGTIQIPEEMTKETHDSLKSQITVSLGQAVSVAESNEVTDAMKAGIGIAKDGEGNKYVVWTIISMNKDVESNTKTVNIFVVDAGDATNFTTVTKTFDHSKMKEKMHGDKMEKYEKFQQKFSEPTGNTEIDAARAHFLDLTQQLREAIKNGDIETAQSLKKQLEELRPSFLNMRNSGF is encoded by the coding sequence ATGAAAACCAAAACAAAATACATGATTCCTGCCTTTGCAGCAGTCTTTGCGCTAATGTTTGTAGTTGCTACTCCGTATGTGATGGCAGACGGTACAGACAAAGCAAAATGGGCTGGTGTGAAAGACATGAAAAGAGGACATCATGCTATCTTAGTTGAAGGATTTACTGGAACTATACAAATTCCTGAAGAAATGACCAAAGAGACTCATGATTCATTAAAAAGTCAAATAACAGTCTCTCTAGGTCAAGCCGTTTCTGTTGCTGAAAGTAATGAGGTTACTGATGCAATGAAAGCAGGCATAGGAATTGCAAAAGACGGTGAAGGCAACAAGTATGTTGTATGGACCATCATCAGCATGAATAAAGATGTTGAATCAAATACAAAGACGGTAAACATCTTTGTTGTGGATGCAGGTGATGCTACAAACTTTACCACAGTCACCAAAACATTTGATCATTCAAAAATGAAAGAAAAGATGCATGGGGACAAAATGGAAAAGTATGAAAAATTTCAGCAAAAATTCTCTGAACCAACAGGAAATACAGAAATTGATGCTGCAAGAGCACACTTTCTTGACTTGACTCAACAACTAAGAGAGGCAATTAAGAACGGCGATATTGAAACTGCCCAATCCCTCAAAAAACAACTCGAAGAACTTAGACCATCATTTCTCAACATGAGAAATTCTGGATTCTAA
- a CDS encoding winged helix-turn-helix domain-containing protein: MVREYRDRIYIRKDILLKLYEFGEMNQSRLMSICGLNNVKHKEILDSMVEKEMIERRDESWGSKSIHKYRISEKGKILLEEVLQRYENLFPRDEGEK, translated from the coding sequence TTGGTACGTGAATATCGAGATCGGATTTACATTAGGAAGGATATTTTGTTGAAACTATACGAATTTGGTGAAATGAATCAAAGTAGATTGATGAGTATTTGTGGTTTAAACAATGTAAAACATAAGGAAATTTTAGATAGCATGGTAGAAAAAGAAATGATTGAAAGAAGAGATGAGTCTTGGGGAAGTAAAAGTATTCATAAATACAGAATTTCTGAAAAGGGAAAAATTTTGCTTGAAGAGGTTTTGCAAAGATATGAAAATTTATTTCCAAGAGATGAGGGGGAGAAGTAA
- a CDS encoding DoxX family protein produces MAEATIRNSIFQDITHFGIRITIGAIFIAHSLGKFEPGFAENLPNMGLPAEMQIPIALAELVPGILLIIGGLTRISASLLSIVMLGAIFVAKGAQSFAGRGGVEFETLILSGCLLLIVIGPGRISISHILKKVPRVLK; encoded by the coding sequence ATGGCAGAAGCAACAATTCGTAACTCTATCTTTCAAGATATCACTCATTTTGGGATAAGAATTACAATTGGAGCAATATTCATAGCGCACTCGTTAGGAAAATTTGAACCTGGTTTTGCAGAAAATCTTCCAAATATGGGCCTGCCAGCAGAAATGCAAATTCCGATTGCACTAGCAGAATTGGTTCCAGGAATATTACTGATAATAGGAGGGTTAACACGAATTTCTGCATCATTGCTATCAATAGTAATGCTGGGGGCGATCTTTGTGGCAAAAGGAGCTCAGAGTTTTGCAGGCCGTGGTGGAGTAGAATTTGAGACATTGATTCTATCAGGATGTCTTTTGCTCATAGTGATAGGACCTGGAAGAATTTCAATTTCACATATCTTGAAAAAAGTTCCCAGGGTTCTTAAGTAA
- a CDS encoding L-threonylcarbamoyladenylate synthase → MTAIALVKNQVKMQTKILKINSKNPQISKIRQASKIIKSGNIVAFPTETVYGLGANALDSKSVKKIFVAKGRPSDNPLIIHISDISDLKRLAVDIPNTASKLIGKFWPGPLTLVLKKSELVPKITTGGINTVAVRMPENKIAQLLIHETGTPLAAPSANISGRPSPTTSGHVLDDLNGKISMIIDGGKTKIGIESTVIDLSRKTPMLLRPGAVTLEQLQKIIGKISIHPSIQERKTKTIHRSPGMKYRHYSPNAKIILIEGPNDKVKNKTLQLLSEFKKNGKKVGVLSTTNTKYKSDMTVFLGKKLDVVASNLFKTFREFDEKKIDVILVQGISRKGLGLGIMNRLGKAAYKKIKIN, encoded by the coding sequence ATGACTGCAATAGCATTAGTCAAAAATCAAGTAAAAATGCAAACAAAAATTCTTAAAATCAATTCAAAAAATCCACAAATTTCAAAGATAAGACAAGCTTCTAAAATCATAAAATCAGGAAACATAGTTGCATTTCCAACAGAAACGGTATATGGTCTTGGGGCAAATGCACTGGACTCAAAGTCTGTCAAAAAAATTTTTGTTGCAAAAGGCAGACCTTCAGACAATCCCCTCATTATTCACATTTCAGATATTTCGGATCTTAAAAGATTAGCAGTAGACATACCAAATACAGCTAGTAAATTAATTGGAAAATTTTGGCCAGGACCTCTTACATTAGTTCTAAAAAAATCAGAGTTAGTTCCAAAAATCACAACAGGTGGAATTAATACGGTTGCAGTGAGAATGCCAGAAAACAAAATAGCACAATTATTGATACATGAAACAGGTACACCATTAGCTGCACCATCAGCAAATATTTCTGGAAGACCTAGTCCCACAACATCAGGACATGTACTTGATGATTTGAATGGCAAAATAAGTATGATAATAGATGGTGGTAAAACAAAAATTGGAATTGAATCTACTGTGATTGATCTTTCAAGAAAAACTCCAATGCTATTAAGACCGGGAGCTGTAACATTAGAACAACTTCAAAAGATAATCGGTAAAATTTCAATCCATCCATCCATACAAGAAAGAAAAACAAAAACCATACATCGCTCACCGGGCATGAAATACAGACATTATTCTCCAAATGCAAAAATAATTCTAATTGAAGGCCCAAATGATAAAGTAAAAAACAAGACATTACAACTTTTATCAGAATTTAAAAAGAATGGGAAAAAGGTAGGAGTACTTAGTACTACAAATACCAAATACAAATCAGATATGACAGTATTTTTAGGTAAAAAGTTAGATGTGGTAGCATCTAACTTGTTTAAAACATTCAGAGAGTTTGATGAAAAAAAGATAGACGTGATACTCGTACAAGGTATCAGTAGAAAGGGACTGGGTCTTGGGATAATGAACAGACTTGGAAAAGCTGCCTACAAAAAGATCAAGATCAATTAA